The genomic window GGAACACTACTTTTGCTAAAATGTTGATGTTCATCAGGAACAATACTATTTGTGATGTAGTtttgctgctgttgttgttgctgctgatCAGGAACACTAATGGATGTGTTGTAACAATATTGATACTCCTGGTAACCTGATGTTGGTGTCATTTGTACTTGATCAGTATTTGTGCTGCCATATTGAGTGCCATTATTAGTGTTAAtgtccctcctcaacctctttGATCTTGGCCTCTCCCAATCATCAGAATTAACTAGATCTTGAACTTGATTAGGCAATGTTGTTTGATGATCagcaatattataaaaatcagaTGATTGATTTTCATAATTAAGAGCAAATTCCTCTTCCACGTCACTCCCTGTCCTTGACCTCTGAATACGGCACAACACCAACTCTGCAGGCTGCattgcatgcatgcacataCACCACGTGTCAGTTGCTTCACATGttcaacaaattaataattaaacaacaaaatatctAACTTTCTTTATAAGTAATTTGTTCTGTTGCATACCTTCTGAAAGTCATCTGACAACGCCTTTAGTCTATATTCATTCATTAGCCATTTGGTTTgcactttctttttatttttatcataatgatAATACTTCAAGGCAGTTTTATGACCAACAACTTTACCTTTATATTTTATAGGAATATTTTGACCATTCATATGCCAATAACCATTGCCAGCGGTTCtttctaatatattattttttctttgtcgACTTTTACGTTTCACCACTGAAAAATAATATACTTCATTCTCCAGTTTATACAAAGTATCCTCTgcaaaataatatgatttatagttattcaaaatgaaaataaaattcctCATACATAATACAgtaatcatttatttaaattttaatttcatgaaATATCTACCATCAAATAAGTAAGtggttgtaattttatttaagataaatttatgaatattattatatcacatgcataaattaaattcaaaacaaaaaatacaataattgtaaaatatataattcgGCAGGTTGAATagcaattaattaacttaataaaaataaaaacatactaTAATCCTagtctaataaataaaaagagttttcattcaaagttatctttgttttgttgaaataattataaacaatttcCACTTCAAACCccaagatttataaaaataaaaaaaataaaaaataaattaagaaataataagaaatttaaaaaaaaaacaacatatgcGTGAGCTTCTGCGTCATAAACAAAGCCAGGTAGACATAGATCATGGAAGCATGGATAGTATTTTACAtatctatttaatatttaatatttggaTAAATAATACCTCAcactataaaatataatccaaattattaaaaacaataataataataataataaaatagaaaataagacATAGAATAAGAGATCATAGAACACAAGGTTTGAAACATGCATGCTTAACGTAtgagaattcatcaaattttatATACGAAAACAAAAGTGAAAAGAATTATTACTTCTAAGATTCCAAGGTTCAGTATCGTAAACGTTTGCATCGATGATAACGTTGAATTGTTGTGGAATTTCTAACATGCTTGTAGCCTTATTATGTAAGAGTACAAGAAGTTCATCATCTCTGGGCACAAATCTCATCCCAATAATAAGATTTACAGAAGACATCGTATTGATCTCGCACTCTTCTTCCGCTTCTACTTTCTTTAATGtaagaatttttttagtaagtGAAAATTTTAGTTGTGATGATAATTTATAGGAAAAGGCAATTGCtaaattaaattggataattttaaataaatggataaaatggataaaaacaaatggataaaaatactaataatagatattaatttctaatcctagtcaaataaaatttagttttcattcaaatttaagatttatcttttttttaaaaacaatttaaataaatatatataaatttcaaagaagttttaaattaaattataaattttgattttaatcatTTGAATTGTTTTAAAGAGATATTGTTTCTAGAAAGTCAATCACAAcgtcaattaattaaataataataataataataataattattattattattattttacacacacttacgTAACTTATTTTTTAGCAGCTAAATGATGTAAAGAGCTTTTAGACGAACTTTCCTCTTGTGGATACTGAGAGTTTGCTGAAATTAAATGGCTGTGATATTCATGTCTTATCAAATCTTCACCAATTCAGGTTCTGAAATTAAATGTCTTGGTTTTGTGCAGAGCTCTTATACAAAATGAACCTCAAGACCGGAAGTGTCCTAGAATACGCTCTTGCCTTCACAAGTGCAGCAGCATTGGATAAACACTACTACAGTAAATGGAGCACCAATCCTAAAACAGAGTTCATCAATATTACCACTTCAAAggatttttattgtatttttagtggCCTTCAGTTTGCAAGTAGATATTACCGTGcaactccatgattttttttttcagcctGTGATTTACTGAAATTCCTGAAAATCTCAGGAATATTTGGAGGAGACAGTTATCAACCAATCAAAAAATCATGATATCTTGTGTGATTCGGTAGCCTGGGCTAGTTGTACAATTATGTATTTACTTTGTCAACAACTGCACTTTGAGCTTTTCGTCTTCTCATACCAATTAATTCATCAATGTCGCTGAAGTTGAGCACTCTGCTACACTCATACAGCACGGTGCAGCCAAGATTTCCGTATTTTCCCAGGTATCTCCTTGCGAAGATTTCCATGACACTTTTGTTTTCTAAATAcgcatttatatttttttcgaGTCATGTAGTGAGTAAATGAGTTGGCTCTGTTCTTTTAGTTTCTAACTCTTTTTTATCTCCGGCTTGAGAAGGGATATATGTAATTAGCTTCAGCGGTCTCAGGATTCAAGATGGAAAGATGTAGAGAAAGAAGGGGAGAGATAGACTGGAGAATTAAGGGAAATGTGGCCAAAGATATATGCCATTCTCCTCATTACTCATTCAGTTATATAGCGAATCGTTCTGAGAATCATTACAATTCCTAACAACCTGGCCATTAATTCTCTATCAAGCACCATCTATGCCAGGACACTACCTCCTTTGTAATAACCCCCCTTTAACAAACTCCAGCTATTGAAATTACATTCACTCTTTTATCAACTAATTATGATTAACAGCCAACTGTTCCTATGACAAAATCATTGAACTTGGTCATGTGCTTTCCCAGATTCTTTCTTGAGCTCTGCCTGATGTGTGTAACTTCCTGCTCACCCCCCTTACTTGGTTGCCCTGCAATAGTATATGAAAACTTATTGGAAGCTGTGAGGAgggtaggggtgtaaatgatacatctctactcgcaagctactcgggcTCGACTCTTTGAAAATTCGAATTTGGCTTGATCGCggtcgagccgagctcgagctcgagtagtTCAAGTAGCTTTGAGCGAGCCAAATTTGAGTATTGTGATACTTGGTTCGAGTGCTCATGAGCCTAAttgaacatatatgtatatatataatattagatttatttgataaaaattaaagagaaaaactttCGAGCTCAAGTTGAGCTCAAACATAATGTTATTGGTCATGTTCAGCCTTTTCGAGCTTGAGTTATAAAATGAATACTCAATCAAGCTCGAGCCGAGTATCAAGTACCGAATTttcagtcgagctcgagctcactactactcggctcgagctcgaacTATTACACCCCTAGAGGAGGGCAAGAAGACTGAACAACCATGTGTTCTTGATGTTAGGACCGCGATGCCCACTCGAAGACAAGGTTGCCTGTGCGATCAAGCAAAGCGGGCCACGGATTCGACGGATTAAATTTGTCAATACTGTGTCTGCATTCGACATGGCTTATTCAGGGCACTGATAGTATGATCTTGTGCATGATCTTTCATCTTTTTGGGGTGGTGGGAAGGAGCTCTATGAGCTATTTTATtgataacaaacaaaaaaattacacagGAGTTTTAAAAGATACAGATCCAAgccaaaagaaaacagaaaaaacaacacagacaaaaacaataaaaacaaacacacaataaaacaaaataaagattacAAACTAATGCCGGACTTGAGGACTTGCTTCATGAGCCGTAGCAGTAGATCCTTACCACGATGGAAAAAGAGTGAGAGCATGGGAGTTAACTCCATGGATCGCCAGATTATTGGCAACATTCATCCAGGCCTTCGGAATAATGCACACTCGTGGGAGATCAAAGCTAGAAAGATAATCGTTGATGCTGAGAATTAACGGGTTCAATCGCCAAGCTTGAGGATCACAGCCATGTTTAATGATGTTGAAGAGCTCAAAGCAAGCAATGAAGATCGTTTTAACTTGGAGATCGGGACGCATGGAGGCGCCAAGTGCAATCAAAAGGGCTAAGGATTCGACTTCAAGGGTTGATTACGCAAAATTATTACGAGTACCACACACACAAGCGAGAGTAACCATTAGTAAGATGAAAAACCGACACCATGAGTATTAGCCTCTCTATGACTCGTAGAAGCCACAAAAAGATAAGGCCCATCATTGATGGAAAAATTACTAAGTATGAGTTGCTTGctggaattaaaatttgaagattGAGAGAACTCCCTGACATGATTAGTTGCCTACGATAGGGAATGGATTGAAAGTCAGGAGATTCTTGACGAAATATAAGGTTACATCGAGTCTTCCAAATGAGCCAAGAAGTCACCCCAATTATGGACTGAACATTCAAGTCATATTCAGGATGGTCCGGAGACAGCCAATTACCAGTTGAGAACCCTTCGTGAAAGACAATTTGCTTACCAATAGCATTACTAACCTGTTGCCAAACAATCTGTGTTTTGGGACAAGAGTTGAATAGGTGCTCAGTATTTTCAAAGTCAAGATTACAGAATTTGCAAAAGGTTTGGGCACCCAGATTCAACCTGTAAAGATACTCATAtgttttaataccattatgtaaTAGTAACCAAATGAAGTGTTTAGGCCTGGGAGCAACAGACAAGCGCCAAAGGTTGCCCCAACCATTCCAGGTATCATGGTTACCAACCGAATTGTTGAAATGGGTATAAACCATAGAGGTCAGCTTGTGATTTTTGGACTTGGGGAACCAGACCCATTTGTTATTAGCACCATTGCACACTCGGTTGAAATGCAGATAATCAAAGTTCAAGAATTCCCCAAAGATGGAGCTCATCAAAGGGATATTCCAACCATCATCCAGAATCAAATCAGACATATTCAAATGGTCATAATCCACATGCATATTGAGATAGGTAGGCTTAAAAGCTAAAGGAATTTCAAAGTACCAAgaatcaaacattatattagtAGCAGCAGGATAAAAATGATGAAGCC from Dioscorea cayenensis subsp. rotundata cultivar TDr96_F1 chromosome 9, TDr96_F1_v2_PseudoChromosome.rev07_lg8_w22 25.fasta, whole genome shotgun sequence includes these protein-coding regions:
- the LOC120268480 gene encoding uncharacterized protein LOC120268480, with protein sequence MAKNVISYLNHHDAIWVDILYHKYGQVNFWTDTIPANCSWFFRGLWHNADIIKPQLWLHHFYPAATNIMFDSWYFEIPLAFKPTYLNMHVDYDHLNMSDLILDDGWNIPLMSSIFGEFLNFDYLHFNRVCNGANNKWVWFPKSKNHKLTSMVYTHFNNSVGNHDTWNGWGNLWRLSVAPRPKHFIWLLLHNGIKTYEYLYRLNLGAQTFCKFCNLDFENTEHLFNSCPKTQIVWQQVSNAIGKQIVFHEGFSTGNWLSPDHPEYDLNVQSIIGVTSWLIWKTRCNLIFRQESPDFQSIPYRRQLIMSGSSLNLQILIPASNSYLVIFPSMMGLIFLWLLRVIERLILMVSVFHLTNGYSRLCVWYS